From Struthio camelus isolate bStrCam1 chromosome 7, bStrCam1.hap1, whole genome shotgun sequence, a single genomic window includes:
- the C7H10orf88 gene encoding ATPase PAAT, which yields MRLPPLRSAAAPGGVWLAAGAAVAMASRCPAAAAAAALALAGGSRCGVGRVAASCSWPCAPPGGLARALCLRRGDGGDGDEEVSSQAEAAVVAAERPAGGGEDAACVLRLECEPPGCEEMVCVAVVSQARHMEVYVGEEYCGTGRGRSVGALRPRGETEKVTLYKKYLKLECPTASCRIKLLSIGEKQSVLISKIIVQVKAVSAKLATDFPSLGSSIDLNRVQTIMESMGSKLSPGAQQLMDMVRFQQKNSLPLGDKLNWIFEKNSDFEDEHPVDGLHGAAIQTSLDPSSTEPLPVINCLSSEAVYEDLKKNLDLNAQIPERENASDSGRLTTQQNMLNPRNDFKVMGSLIMQEQTGENPNITSPRELLPFLQNLCRQVNHLRLKDGNKHFEKNVVTKEEGIQSVGVEQQPICSYLEKIISKNMDLMEKKLMDYIDRQIQTLQTHIDNKMVLLMDLIQNSKPHKISQTHSDSSEGFSNGER from the exons ATGCGcctgccgccgctccgctccgctgccgcTCCCGGCGGCGTCTGGCtggcggccggcgcggccgtGGCGATGGcgagccgctgcccggcggcggcggcggccgctgcccttgcccttgccggCGGCTCCCGGTGTGGCGTGGGCCGCGTGGCGGCGAGTTGCTCgtggccctgcgcgccgccgggcgGCCTGGCCCGCGCGCTCTGCCTGCGGCGCGGCGACGGAGGGGACGGCGACgaggaggtgag CAGCCAGGCGgaggcggcggtggtggcggcggagCGGCCTGCCGGCGGCGGGGAAGACGCGGCCTGCGTGCTGCGGCTGGAGTGCGAGCCGCCGGGCTGCGAGGAGATGGTGTGCGTGGCCGTGGTGAGCCAGGCGCGGCACATGGAGGTGTACGTGGGCGAGGAGTACTGCGGCACGGGCCGCGGCCGGAGCGTGGGCGCCCTGCGGCCCCGCGG tgaaACTGAAAAAGTTACTTTATACAAAAAGTATCTCAAGCTGGAATGCCCTACAGCTTCCTGTAGAATTAAG CTGCTCTCCATTGGTGAAAAACAAAGCGTACTCATCAGTAAAATAATTGTACAAGTGAAAGCAGTGTCTGCAAAACTAGCAACTGATTTTCCTTCACTAGGATCAAGCATAGATCTAAACAGAGTGCAAACTATAATGGAATCTATGGGGTCAAAGTTGTCTCCAGGTGCTCAGCAGCTCATGGACATGGTTCGATTTCAGCAGAAA aACAGTTTACCTCTTGGAGACAAACTTAATTGGATCTTTGAGAAAAATTCTGACTTTGAAGATGAACATCCAGTAGATGGATTACATGGTGCAGCTATTCAGACATCGTTAGATCCGTCATCCACTGAACCTTTGCCTGTTATAAACTGTTTATCAAGTGAAGCAGTAtatgaagacttaaaaaaaaatcttgatctaAACGCACAGATACCTGAAAGAGAGAATGCTTCTGATTCTGGAAGACTTACTACTCAGCAAAACATGCTGAACcccagaaatgattttaaagtcATGGGTTCTTTGATTATGCAGGAGCAAACAGGTGAAAATCCAAATATAACTAGTCCGAGGgagcttcttccttttcttcaaaacttATGTCGCCAGGTAAATCATCTTCGGCTAAAAGATGGAAATAAGCATTTTGAGAAAAATGTTGTGACTAAAGAAGAAGGCATTCAGAGTGTTGG AGTGGAACAACAGCCTATTTGTTCCTACTTGGAAAAGATCATCTCAAAAAATATGGATCTGATGGAGAAAAAACTAATGGACTATATTGATCGCCAAATCCAGACTCTTCAGACACATATAGATAACAAAATGGTTCTGTTAATGGACTTAATTCAGAACTCAAAGCCACACAAAATTTCACAAACACACTCTGATTCTAGTGAGGGATTCTCAAATGGAGAGAGATAG